Proteins from a single region of Pseudodesulfovibrio portus:
- a CDS encoding sigma-54-dependent transcriptional regulator, which produces MNEERIALIVDDEPGHRMMVRAVLEDDGWTVLEADSGERALTVLAEEAESGTYPDVAMVDMKMPGMDGMQLLKELQVRRPSMPVILLTAFGSVGSAVDAMKRGAFDYLTKPADNDEVIAVLGKAFEYHRLLEENARLREAVSGEADFIGASPGIELVRDLIGQAGPTEATVLILGPSGTGKELVAEGLHRASNRADRPLIKVNCAALPDDLLESELFGYEKGAFTGAVKDKPGRFQLADGGTLFLDEIGEMPAPLQAKLLRALQEKTIEPLGSVRTISVDTRIIAATNRNLKKEVAAGRFREDLYYRLAVLEIRIPPLNERKEDLPLLVSFLLRRLGNKNNKIIRTVTPAFLDALSGYDWPGNVRELENVLERALILSRADALGTDLLPPQITGAREAGISIDVDPVFQQPSAPANLEEAEKLAIIQALEENGNHRERTADALGISRRTLQYKLKKYGLTRR; this is translated from the coding sequence ATGAACGAAGAACGCATCGCATTGATAGTCGACGACGAGCCCGGCCACAGGATGATGGTCCGGGCCGTGCTGGAAGATGACGGCTGGACCGTGCTCGAAGCCGATTCCGGCGAGCGCGCCCTGACCGTGCTGGCCGAGGAGGCCGAGTCGGGCACCTACCCGGACGTGGCCATGGTGGACATGAAAATGCCCGGCATGGACGGCATGCAGTTGCTCAAGGAGCTGCAGGTGCGCCGCCCGAGCATGCCCGTGATCCTGCTGACCGCCTTCGGGTCCGTGGGGTCCGCCGTGGACGCCATGAAGCGGGGCGCCTTCGACTATCTGACCAAGCCTGCGGACAACGACGAGGTCATCGCCGTGCTCGGCAAGGCCTTCGAGTATCACCGGTTGCTGGAGGAAAACGCGCGCCTCAGGGAGGCGGTGTCCGGCGAGGCGGATTTCATCGGGGCCAGCCCCGGAATCGAGCTGGTGCGCGACCTCATCGGCCAGGCCGGGCCCACCGAGGCCACCGTGCTCATTCTCGGGCCTTCGGGCACGGGCAAGGAGTTGGTCGCCGAAGGGCTGCACCGGGCGTCCAACCGGGCCGACCGGCCGCTGATCAAGGTCAACTGCGCGGCCCTGCCCGACGATCTTCTGGAATCCGAACTGTTCGGCTACGAGAAGGGCGCGTTCACCGGCGCGGTCAAGGACAAGCCGGGACGGTTCCAGTTGGCCGACGGCGGCACGCTCTTCCTGGACGAGATCGGCGAGATGCCCGCGCCCCTGCAGGCCAAGCTGCTGCGCGCCCTGCAGGAAAAGACCATCGAGCCCCTGGGCTCGGTCAGGACGATCTCCGTGGACACGCGCATCATCGCGGCCACCAACCGCAATCTGAAGAAGGAAGTGGCTGCCGGAAGGTTCCGCGAGGACCTGTACTACCGGCTGGCGGTCCTGGAAATCCGCATCCCGCCGCTCAACGAGCGCAAGGAGGACCTGCCGCTGCTGGTCAGCTTCCTGTTGCGGCGGCTGGGCAACAAGAACAACAAGATCATCCGCACGGTGACGCCCGCCTTCCTGGACGCCCTGTCCGGCTACGACTGGCCCGGCAACGTGCGCGAGCTGGAAAACGTGCTGGAACGCGCCCTGATCCTGTCCCGGGCCGACGCTTTGGGCACGGACCTGCTGCCGCCCCAGATCACCGGCGCGCGCGAGGCGGGGATTTCCATCGACGTCGATCCCGTGTTCCAGCAGCCCTCCGCCCCGGCCAACCTTGAGGAGGCCGAGAAGCTGGCCATCATCCAGGCCCTGGAGGAGAACGGCAACCACCGCGAACGCACGGCGGACGCGCTGGGCATCAGCCGCCGGACCCTTCAGTACAAGCTGAAGAAGTACGGGCTGACCAGGCGATAA
- a CDS encoding SGNH/GDSL hydrolase family protein: MLYFLGNCQMDFLSRSVADLGLPAVHRVPASPLTYASSPGAVPDELAGLFRDMGLDDYVHGRTLDNQFRMITPEDAPPSLIVLNLFHENTPLIIHNRDQYIFFMDPAAWADKPELEAWAQRECGLIRPNPATYLKRYGEFLAAVRAHFPGVPIIVVSRLSHFPAFGPQPHSYLEGWDQLCREAPAHFRGWQRALDNLHLIDMDRVFGGIWAESGTSIEAHCPFFKIQLEETDDAVTALSASRDVEHIGSMWPRLAAKIAGFLKTGKISYGRNETVPREWNRAWRPRPMDQETMLHKLASGGNYLCAEAVGAFYLDLQTDYTELLARTGHLTPVCHNTLHMIRNYGRIFRNPAMALWADAHEKTARQFTANGPLYQADYLKRIDEIRAFALS; this comes from the coding sequence ATGCTGTACTTTCTGGGCAACTGTCAAATGGATTTCCTGTCCCGGTCCGTGGCCGACCTGGGGCTGCCCGCCGTCCACCGCGTGCCGGCCTCGCCCCTGACCTACGCCAGTTCCCCGGGCGCGGTGCCGGACGAGCTGGCCGGGCTGTTCCGCGACATGGGGCTCGACGACTACGTCCATGGCCGGACCCTGGACAACCAGTTCCGCATGATCACCCCGGAGGACGCGCCGCCCTCGCTCATCGTCCTGAACCTGTTCCACGAGAACACCCCGCTGATCATCCACAACCGGGACCAGTACATCTTCTTCATGGACCCCGCAGCATGGGCCGACAAGCCTGAGCTGGAAGCGTGGGCGCAACGGGAATGCGGCCTGATCCGGCCCAACCCGGCCACCTATCTGAAGCGATACGGCGAATTCCTGGCGGCGGTCCGGGCCCACTTCCCCGGCGTGCCGATCATCGTGGTCTCGCGCCTGTCCCACTTCCCGGCCTTCGGGCCGCAGCCCCACTCCTACCTGGAGGGCTGGGACCAGCTCTGCCGCGAGGCCCCGGCCCACTTCCGGGGCTGGCAGCGGGCGCTGGACAATCTCCACCTCATCGACATGGACCGGGTGTTCGGGGGAATATGGGCGGAATCCGGGACCTCCATCGAGGCCCACTGCCCCTTCTTCAAGATTCAGCTGGAAGAGACGGACGACGCGGTCACGGCACTTTCCGCCAGCCGCGACGTGGAGCACATCGGTTCCATGTGGCCGAGGCTGGCCGCCAAGATCGCGGGCTTTCTCAAGACCGGGAAGATTTCCTACGGCAGGAACGAAACCGTACCCCGGGAGTGGAACCGGGCCTGGCGTCCCCGCCCCATGGACCAGGAGACCATGTTGCACAAGCTCGCCTCGGGCGGCAACTACCTCTGCGCCGAGGCCGTGGGCGCGTTCTACCTCGACCTGCAGACCGACTACACCGAGCTCCTGGCCCGCACCGGCCACCTGACCCCGGTCTGCCACAACACCCTGCACATGATCCGGAACTACGGTCGCATCTTCCGCAACCCGGCCATGGCCCTGTGGGCCGACGCCCACGAAAAAACCGCCCGGCAGTTCACGGCCAACGGGCCGCTGTACCAGGCGGATTATCTCAAGCGGATCGACGAAATCCGCGCCTTCGCGTTGTCCTGA